One genomic segment of Streptomyces sp. RKND-216 includes these proteins:
- a CDS encoding MMPL family transporter has protein sequence MTTSPPGTRPTAPAAGHDPERRPGVLERVAAFSHRRRWTALALWAAVLIGVQAAAGVVSSDYRNDFSLPGTESQQALETLQGHGAAQAGDTVQIVLHDEDGLAAPGTERRVEAVLDDVRALDGVAQVRSPYQDRGAVSDDGTLAYATVTLDGRAEEMPVPDTRRLIDTAQDAQGDGLSVALGGEAVRAAGEEGGGGAEGAGILGALVILVFLFGSVVAAGLPVVTALFAVGSSMGLIVLASHVVTLADFTPPLMMLVGLGVGIDYALLVFSRYRTELLAHGGRGTEGAGGPADGVAGPADPAAVRERATRVALDAAGRTVFFAACTVVIALLGLVALGLGSLQGVALAMALTVLVTMVASLTLLPALLGVFGRRIQRSVERRDARRAARGRGDDGAAWRRWASAVQRRPWAALLVAVLALGALAAPAAGLRLGFADAGNDPAASTSRQAYDLLAEGFGPGFNGPLVIVADGGGEAVGDAAGALRATLLDTPGVAAASPPLPTGDSSTATVIAYPETAPQDEATSDLVAALRGEVLPPLEADTGAEFLVGGSTAAAQDFASTVADRMPLVVALVIGLSALLLTAVFRSLLIPLKAAVLNLLSIGASLGVVTLVFQQGWLGAQPGPVEAFIPVMIFAIVFGLSMDYEVFLLSRIHEEWERTHDPAVAVREGLAHTGRVITAAAAIMIVVFAAFILSPDRMLQQFGLGLAVAILLDAVVIRCLIVPAVMQLLGARAWWLPRPLARLLPRVELERH, from the coding sequence ATGACCACCTCTCCGCCCGGCACGCGCCCCACGGCGCCCGCCGCCGGACACGACCCCGAGCGACGGCCCGGCGTCCTCGAACGCGTCGCCGCCTTCTCGCACCGCCGCCGGTGGACCGCGCTCGCGCTGTGGGCCGCCGTGCTCATCGGGGTCCAGGCCGCGGCCGGAGTCGTCTCCAGCGACTACCGGAACGACTTCTCCCTCCCCGGCACCGAGTCCCAGCAGGCGCTGGAGACACTGCAGGGCCACGGCGCCGCGCAGGCAGGCGACACCGTCCAGATCGTGCTGCACGACGAGGACGGCCTCGCCGCCCCGGGCACCGAACGCCGCGTCGAGGCGGTGCTCGACGACGTCCGCGCGCTCGACGGCGTGGCCCAGGTACGCAGCCCGTACCAGGACCGCGGGGCGGTCTCCGACGACGGCACCCTGGCCTACGCGACGGTCACGCTCGACGGCAGGGCCGAGGAGATGCCCGTCCCCGACACGCGCCGCCTCATCGACACCGCGCAGGACGCGCAGGGCGACGGCCTGAGCGTCGCCCTCGGCGGCGAGGCGGTGCGCGCCGCCGGCGAGGAGGGCGGCGGCGGAGCCGAGGGCGCGGGCATCCTCGGCGCTCTGGTCATCCTGGTGTTTCTGTTCGGGTCGGTCGTCGCGGCCGGACTGCCGGTGGTCACCGCGCTGTTCGCGGTGGGCAGCAGCATGGGTCTCATCGTGCTCGCCTCGCACGTCGTGACGCTCGCCGACTTCACGCCGCCGCTGATGATGCTGGTCGGCCTCGGCGTCGGGATCGACTACGCGCTGCTGGTCTTCTCCCGCTACCGCACCGAACTGCTCGCCCACGGCGGGCGCGGGACGGAGGGCGCCGGGGGCCCGGCCGACGGTGTCGCCGGCCCGGCCGACCCGGCTGCCGTACGGGAACGCGCCACGCGGGTCGCGCTCGACGCGGCCGGCCGTACGGTCTTCTTCGCCGCCTGCACCGTCGTCATCGCCCTCCTCGGGCTCGTCGCCCTCGGCCTCGGCTCCCTGCAGGGCGTCGCTCTCGCGATGGCGCTGACCGTGCTGGTCACCATGGTGGCGTCGCTGACCCTGCTGCCCGCGCTGCTCGGCGTGTTCGGGCGCCGCATCCAGCGGAGCGTGGAGCGGCGCGACGCCCGCCGGGCCGCGCGAGGGCGCGGCGACGACGGCGCCGCGTGGCGGCGCTGGGCCAGCGCCGTGCAGCGGCGGCCGTGGGCCGCGCTGCTGGTCGCCGTGCTCGCGCTGGGCGCCCTGGCCGCACCCGCCGCGGGGCTGCGCCTCGGCTTCGCCGACGCCGGCAACGACCCCGCGGCGAGCACGAGCCGGCAGGCGTACGACCTCCTCGCCGAGGGCTTCGGCCCGGGGTTCAACGGGCCGCTCGTGATCGTCGCCGACGGCGGCGGCGAAGCCGTCGGCGACGCGGCCGGGGCCCTGCGGGCCACCCTGCTCGACACCCCCGGCGTCGCCGCGGCCTCCCCGCCGCTGCCCACCGGGGACTCCTCGACGGCGACCGTGATCGCCTACCCGGAGACCGCGCCCCAGGACGAGGCCACCTCCGACCTGGTCGCCGCCCTGCGCGGCGAGGTGCTGCCACCGCTGGAGGCCGACACCGGGGCGGAGTTCCTGGTCGGCGGATCGACGGCCGCCGCGCAGGACTTCGCGTCGACGGTCGCGGACCGGATGCCGCTGGTCGTCGCCCTGGTGATCGGACTCTCCGCGCTGCTGCTGACCGCCGTGTTCCGTTCGCTGCTCATCCCGCTCAAGGCCGCGGTGCTGAACCTACTGAGCATCGGTGCCTCCCTCGGCGTCGTCACGCTCGTCTTCCAGCAGGGCTGGCTGGGTGCCCAGCCCGGCCCGGTGGAGGCGTTCATCCCGGTGATGATCTTCGCGATCGTCTTCGGGCTTTCCATGGACTACGAGGTGTTCCTGCTCTCCCGCATCCACGAGGAGTGGGAGCGTACGCACGATCCGGCGGTCGCCGTCCGCGAAGGGCTCGCCCACACCGGACGGGTCATCACCGCGGCGGCGGCCATCATGATCGTCGTGTTCGCGGCGTTCATCCTCAGCCCCGACCGGATGCTCCAGCAGTTCGGCCTCGGCCTGGCCGTGGCGATCCTGCTGGACGCGGTGGTCATCCGGTGCCTCATCGTCCCGGCCGTGATGCAGCTCCTCGGCGCCCGCGCCTGGTGGCTGCCCCGCCCGCTGGCGCGGCTCCTGCCGAGGGTGGAGCTGGAGCGGCACTGA
- a CDS encoding HAD family hydrolase, with protein MRPLVDAASTVLFDFDGPLCALFHGRPAPQVAERLRTLADGFDEGGQSKRPLPDTRDPYVILASAVDTGRSRELTTLLEKALTEEECEAAPLAYPTPYADRLVHTLRATGRRLAVASNNSPSAVERYLRTRATDEVFAGHIHGRTPDELRLKPDPYCLERALASTATAPADALMIGDAARDFEAARALGVPFLGYASTEGKAARLRASGAEHVVDSLAPVLRAVDPAARV; from the coding sequence ATGCGCCCACTCGTAGACGCCGCCAGCACCGTCCTGTTCGACTTCGACGGCCCGCTCTGCGCCCTCTTCCACGGACGCCCTGCTCCCCAGGTGGCCGAACGGCTGCGGACGCTCGCCGACGGCTTCGACGAGGGCGGTCAGAGCAAGCGCCCGCTGCCGGACACGCGCGACCCGTACGTGATCCTCGCGAGCGCCGTCGACACGGGCCGCAGCCGGGAGCTCACGACGCTGCTGGAGAAGGCGCTGACGGAGGAGGAGTGCGAGGCGGCGCCGCTCGCCTACCCCACCCCGTACGCCGACCGGCTCGTGCACACGCTGCGCGCGACCGGCCGGCGGCTGGCCGTCGCCTCGAACAACTCCCCCTCCGCCGTCGAGCGCTACCTGCGGACCCGGGCCACGGACGAGGTGTTCGCCGGGCACATCCACGGCCGCACGCCCGACGAGCTGCGGCTGAAGCCGGACCCGTACTGCCTCGAACGGGCGCTGGCGTCGACGGCGACCGCGCCCGCCGACGCCCTGATGATCGGCGACGCGGCACGGGACTTCGAGGCGGCGCGGGCCCTCGGGGTCCCCTTCCTCGGGTATGCGAGCACCGAGGGCAAGGCGGCGCGGCTGCGTGCGTCGGGGGCGGAGCACGTCGTCGACTCGCTGGCGCCCGTGCTGCGCGCAGTCGACCCCGCCGCGCGCGTCTGA
- a CDS encoding aminoglycoside phosphotransferase family protein has translation MPLPPTLHQLHLHWHVNRHQRAPDGRVLAGHHHHNVVVPLRQPLATLVSAEVGEVVTIRARRRTLGVVLRAWEDEAAVVEAVRPQFPELPRPLHALRRGSVYTYVDGTSLAETEPPGRPVQNGTMRRIAGIFGRLATVDGHRLPPRPAGDAHEAWPDEGDSAGFLARLARHAEHRVHLPNRRRFGQLFDDLEVPRDAVARFEITAKSLTPRPFGLLHTDIHRSNLVVRPGGDLCLVDWELALYGDPLHDLATHLARMRYGKQERLRMVELWRQEMLSRDLHARVAGMGGGRRDGDLARYLDFEYAQSVHADTMRAALSLPGSPTAAEFVAAAAAVRRALRRAQAPLDLVHVPTRKAVEEALRAWHARHHSVSGTLARVLGAVRRPMGRR, from the coding sequence ATGCCCCTGCCACCGACGCTGCACCAACTGCACCTGCACTGGCACGTGAACCGCCACCAGCGCGCCCCTGACGGCCGGGTCCTGGCGGGCCATCACCACCACAACGTCGTCGTCCCCCTGCGCCAGCCGCTCGCCACCCTGGTCAGCGCCGAAGTGGGCGAGGTGGTGACCATCCGCGCCCGGCGCCGGACACTGGGGGTGGTCCTGCGCGCGTGGGAGGACGAGGCGGCCGTCGTGGAGGCGGTGCGACCGCAGTTCCCGGAGCTGCCCCGCCCCCTGCACGCCCTCCGCCGTGGCTCGGTCTACACCTACGTCGACGGGACCTCGCTCGCCGAGACCGAACCACCGGGTCGCCCGGTGCAGAACGGCACCATGCGGCGCATCGCCGGCATCTTCGGGCGGCTGGCCACCGTGGACGGCCACCGGCTGCCGCCGCGGCCCGCCGGCGACGCGCACGAGGCGTGGCCCGACGAGGGCGACTCCGCGGGCTTCCTCGCCCGGCTGGCGCGGCACGCCGAGCACCGCGTGCACCTGCCGAACCGGAGGCGCTTCGGGCAGCTCTTCGACGACCTGGAGGTGCCGCGGGACGCCGTCGCGCGGTTCGAGATCACCGCCAAGTCGCTGACCCCGCGCCCGTTCGGTCTGCTGCACACCGACATCCATCGCTCGAACCTCGTCGTCCGGCCCGGCGGAGACCTCTGCCTGGTCGACTGGGAACTGGCGCTCTACGGCGATCCGCTGCACGACCTGGCCACGCACCTGGCCCGCATGCGCTACGGCAAGCAGGAGCGTCTCAGGATGGTCGAGCTGTGGCGGCAGGAGATGCTCTCCCGCGACCTGCACGCCCGCGTCGCCGGTATGGGCGGCGGCAGGCGCGACGGCGACCTCGCCCGCTACCTCGACTTCGAGTACGCCCAGTCCGTGCACGCGGACACGATGCGAGCGGCCCTCTCACTCCCCGGATCTCCCACGGCGGCCGAGTTCGTCGCCGCGGCCGCTGCGGTCCGCAGGGCGCTGCGCCGGGCGCAGGCGCCGCTCGACCTGGTCCACGTGCCGACCCGGAAGGCGGTCGAGGAGGCGCTGCGTGCCTGGCACGCCCGCCATCACTCGGTCTCGGGCACCCTCGCCCGCGTGCTCGGCGCTGTACGGAGGCCGATGGGGCGGCGATAG
- a CDS encoding cytochrome d ubiquinol oxidase subunit II — MDVLAVALLGLFTAGWSVLSGADLGVGMLLPHLGRDDDERRLVLRTVLPYFFADEVWLVAAAGVFIGCFPDLEGALFQGQFAVLLGLLAGWVVRDAGLWWRGCGTSRAWRRFADGLVVAGSWAVALSWGRLLAGLLQGDPTRPAGGSFAVGMALTTAVLFAAHGLAYAGRRLTGPPLARVRALTGRTAPAYALTAVAAAALPLLGGVRLPLRESAADGPVLGLLVPALLAALPLLLGAQVWLRWALRGRVHTAAPAPAAGLPAAGAPPAERGGPP, encoded by the coding sequence ATGGACGTCCTCGCCGTCGCCCTGCTGGGCCTCTTCACCGCTGGGTGGTCCGTGCTGTCCGGAGCCGACCTCGGCGTGGGCATGCTGCTGCCCCACCTCGGCCGCGACGACGACGAACGCCGCCTCGTGCTGCGCACGGTCCTCCCGTACTTCTTCGCCGACGAGGTGTGGCTGGTCGCCGCCGCCGGCGTGTTCATCGGCTGCTTCCCCGACCTGGAAGGCGCCCTGTTCCAGGGGCAGTTCGCCGTGTTGCTGGGCCTGCTCGCGGGCTGGGTGGTGCGGGATGCCGGCCTGTGGTGGCGGGGCTGCGGCACCTCGCGCGCCTGGCGACGGTTCGCCGACGGGCTGGTGGTGGCCGGGAGCTGGGCCGTCGCCCTGTCCTGGGGCCGGCTGCTCGCCGGGCTCCTCCAGGGCGATCCGACCCGGCCCGCCGGAGGGTCGTTCGCCGTCGGCATGGCGCTCACCACCGCGGTCCTCTTCGCCGCCCACGGCCTGGCCTACGCGGGGCGGCGCCTCACCGGGCCGCCGCTGGCACGCGTCCGCGCCCTCACCGGGCGGACGGCGCCGGCGTACGCGCTCACCGCCGTCGCCGCCGCGGCCCTGCCGCTGCTGGGCGGCGTACGGCTGCCGCTGCGGGAGTCCGCCGCCGACGGGCCGGTGCTGGGCCTGCTCGTCCCCGCGCTGCTGGCCGCCCTGCCGCTGCTGCTCGGCGCCCAGGTCTGGCTGCGTTGGGCGCTGCGCGGGCGGGTGCACACCGCCGCCCCCGCCCCAGCGGCCGGCCTCCCGGCCGCAGGCGCGCCCCCTGCGGAACGGGGAGGGCCGCCGTGA
- a CDS encoding DUF5133 domain-containing protein, giving the protein MLMAHPAVLEKLVEQYETLRALHAEEGSDKARQRLDDVSYTLCIATGTQDIDAALIAARHHLPGARPEDDSVLEH; this is encoded by the coding sequence ATGCTGATGGCTCACCCCGCGGTCCTGGAGAAGCTGGTCGAGCAGTACGAGACGCTGCGCGCGCTGCACGCCGAGGAGGGCAGCGACAAGGCACGGCAGCGCCTGGACGACGTGTCGTACACGCTGTGCATCGCGACCGGCACGCAGGACATCGACGCCGCGTTGATCGCGGCGCGGCACCACCTGCCCGGCGCGCGCCCGGAGGACGACTCGGTGCTGGAGCACTGA
- a CDS encoding ABC transporter substrate-binding protein codes for MDSAGTGRAPGGTSAPSGRTPASAASSLPPAQRAAAAREALREEEPPELTGRTLPELRDLRRAAQREEADLSYVRRLLQGRIDILRAELARRTEPGSPLLDLLPEILVDAPSRHRQSARHVTVGTPHRAEYRALAEEMLAEVELSDLTARTDDELHGAMGRLVRYEQQVSGRRQALHRTADACSAEIARRYREGEAHVDDLLA; via the coding sequence ATGGACTCAGCCGGAACCGGACGCGCTCCTGGGGGCACGTCGGCCCCCTCCGGCCGTACGCCCGCCTCGGCCGCCTCCTCCCTGCCGCCCGCACAGCGCGCGGCGGCGGCCCGGGAGGCCCTGCGTGAGGAAGAGCCGCCGGAGCTGACCGGCCGCACGCTCCCCGAGCTGCGCGACCTGCGCCGCGCCGCCCAGCGCGAGGAGGCCGACCTCAGCTATGTGCGGCGGCTGCTCCAGGGCCGCATTGACATCCTGCGCGCCGAACTGGCCCGGCGCACCGAGCCCGGTTCGCCGCTGCTGGACCTCCTGCCGGAGATCCTGGTCGACGCCCCTTCCCGGCACCGCCAGTCGGCCCGCCACGTCACGGTCGGCACCCCGCACCGCGCCGAGTACCGGGCGCTGGCGGAGGAGATGCTGGCCGAGGTCGAACTCTCCGACCTCACCGCCCGGACCGACGACGAACTGCACGGCGCGATGGGCCGCCTGGTCCGGTACGAGCAGCAGGTCTCCGGCCGCCGACAGGCCCTCCACCGCACGGCGGACGCTTGCAGCGCCGAGATCGCCCGCCGCTACCGCGAGGGCGAGGCGCATGTCGACGATCTCCTGGCCTGA
- a CDS encoding GntR family transcriptional regulator, whose amino-acid sequence MSSQSTSLTVAAMLRERITSGVVAPGDSLPKRADLAAEFGVSGNVIRQALTTLEDEGLVTLGRGAPATVNEPPPSAPAPQTAGVLLPDRIRAAFEAEHVTIDSFSLTAETLHEALAVAYLGVRAGALTPRSIALRVMVPAIDTRLALPSLIDDPGDTRPLERLRGIMNTCHDTLAMGLNSLHLRGHVPEVALEFRSVPLTPMHKLYLLNGTESLIGYYEVVPETVILEGGEARIYDVLGIDSLLFRSSSGPDSRDAQDAAFVVSSQRWFDSLWNSIARPIESG is encoded by the coding sequence GTGAGCTCCCAGAGCACGTCCCTGACCGTCGCCGCCATGCTGCGCGAGCGCATCACCAGCGGTGTGGTGGCCCCCGGCGACTCGCTGCCCAAGCGGGCCGACCTCGCGGCCGAGTTCGGCGTGAGCGGCAACGTGATCCGGCAGGCGCTGACCACGCTCGAGGACGAGGGCCTGGTCACCCTCGGCCGCGGCGCCCCGGCCACGGTGAACGAGCCCCCGCCGTCCGCGCCTGCTCCGCAGACCGCCGGCGTCCTCCTCCCGGATCGCATCCGCGCGGCCTTCGAAGCCGAACACGTCACGATCGACAGCTTCTCCCTCACCGCGGAGACCCTGCACGAAGCTCTCGCCGTCGCCTACCTGGGCGTGAGAGCCGGCGCGCTCACCCCCCGGTCGATCGCCCTGCGGGTCATGGTGCCCGCCATCGACACCCGCCTCGCCCTGCCCAGCCTGATCGACGACCCGGGCGACACCAGGCCGCTGGAACGCCTGCGCGGCATCATGAACACCTGCCACGACACCTTGGCCATGGGCCTGAACTCGCTGCACCTGAGAGGTCACGTCCCCGAGGTCGCGCTGGAGTTCCGCAGCGTCCCGCTCACCCCCATGCACAAGCTGTACCTCCTCAACGGCACCGAGTCCCTGATCGGGTACTACGAAGTCGTCCCCGAGACGGTCATCCTCGAGGGCGGCGAGGCGAGGATCTACGACGTGCTCGGCATCGACTCCCTCCTCTTCCGCTCCTCGTCCGGGCCGGACAGCCGGGACGCGCAGGACGCCGCCTTCGTCGTCTCCTCCCAGAGATGGTTCGACTCGCTCTGGAATTCGATCGCCCGCCCCATCGAGTCCGGCTGA
- a CDS encoding asparaginase, protein MTAPAAQQPPAHPILAEIVRSGFVEGHHRGSLVTLAADGTVDVALGDVTTPVFPRSSTKPVQAAAVLRAGLDLAGERLALAAASHSGERFHLELVEKMLAEHGLAESDLRCPPDLPLDREEADARLAAGGTRTRVAMNCSGKHTAMLAACKINGWSTDDYLAPGHPLQRLVAGTVADLGGEPVAHTGVDGCGAPLMAVSLTALARTFRTFVLAGDGTPEGRVAAAMRAHPEYVAGTRRHDTWVMRDVPGTVAKMGAEAVQAVALPDGRALAFKVDDGSVRALGPVLARALAVLGVTGPVLDRLADSPLLGGGVRVGEIRAAF, encoded by the coding sequence ATGACCGCTCCCGCAGCGCAGCAGCCGCCCGCGCACCCGATCCTCGCCGAGATCGTCCGCTCCGGCTTCGTCGAGGGCCACCACCGCGGCTCCCTCGTCACCCTCGCCGCCGACGGCACCGTCGACGTCGCCCTGGGTGACGTCACCACCCCGGTCTTCCCGCGCTCCTCGACCAAGCCGGTCCAGGCGGCCGCCGTCCTGCGGGCCGGCCTGGACCTGGCCGGCGAACGCCTCGCGCTCGCCGCGGCCAGCCACTCCGGCGAGCGCTTCCACCTGGAGCTGGTGGAGAAGATGCTCGCCGAGCACGGCCTGGCCGAGTCCGACCTCCGGTGCCCGCCGGACCTGCCGCTGGACCGCGAGGAGGCGGACGCCCGCCTCGCCGCGGGCGGCACCCGTACCCGCGTCGCGATGAACTGTTCCGGCAAGCACACCGCCATGCTGGCCGCCTGCAAGATCAACGGCTGGTCGACGGACGACTACCTCGCACCCGGCCACCCGCTCCAGAGACTGGTCGCCGGCACGGTGGCCGACCTGGGCGGCGAACCCGTCGCCCACACGGGCGTGGACGGGTGCGGCGCGCCGCTGATGGCCGTGTCGCTCACCGCGCTGGCCCGCACCTTCCGCACCTTCGTGCTGGCCGGCGACGGCACCCCCGAGGGACGGGTCGCGGCGGCCATGCGCGCCCACCCCGAGTACGTCGCGGGCACCCGCCGGCACGACACGTGGGTGATGCGGGACGTGCCGGGCACGGTGGCCAAGATGGGCGCGGAGGCCGTGCAGGCGGTGGCGCTGCCCGACGGCCGCGCGCTGGCGTTCAAGGTCGACGACGGTTCGGTCCGCGCCCTGGGGCCCGTGCTCGCCCGCGCCCTGGCCGTACTGGGCGTCACCGGTCCGGTCCTCGACCGCCTCGCGGACAGCCCGCTGCTGGGCGGTGGCGTGCGCGTCGGGGAGATCCGCGCCGCGTTCTGA
- a CDS encoding GNAT family N-acetyltransferase, which yields MTPEIRTLTADDLPAWFRAVHVGFLNGKELTDEEIAVRGGGVAVDRTQGAFDGGRCVGTFRTMPQQLTVPGGAALPSCAVTNVTVSPTHRRRGLLTRMMGEAMAAAKERGDAVASLIAAEYPIYGHHGFGPAAWTTEFTVDVPRTGLNRRYAGPPQGEGRVDLVEPDAFRRVAPEFHERFRVQPHRQGVIDRNDRWWRMNTGELRWPDDEWEPPFCAVFRDTDGVVQGTVTYTAQHDNWHNKLPHCTLSVGKLEAATPQAERALWHFLLSVDWVTTLRSGYRAPDDVLPLLLPDPRAARIDAHADFLWLRPLDVPRMLAARTYAVPGTLVLDLHDETGLADGRFRLETGPEGAACTRAGEGADLSMDIAALGTLYLGDETATRLAALGRVVEHTPGAAAKADALFRTTRRPWCPDVF from the coding sequence ATGACGCCCGAGATCCGGACCCTCACCGCCGACGACCTGCCCGCCTGGTTCCGCGCGGTCCACGTCGGCTTCCTGAACGGCAAGGAGCTGACGGACGAGGAGATCGCGGTGCGCGGCGGCGGGGTGGCCGTCGACCGCACCCAGGGCGCGTTCGACGGCGGCCGCTGCGTGGGCACCTTCCGCACCATGCCGCAGCAGCTGACCGTGCCGGGCGGTGCCGCGCTGCCGTCCTGTGCCGTCACCAACGTCACCGTCTCCCCCACGCACCGGCGTCGCGGCCTGCTCACCCGCATGATGGGCGAGGCCATGGCGGCGGCGAAGGAACGCGGCGACGCCGTCGCCTCCCTGATCGCCGCCGAGTACCCGATCTACGGGCACCACGGTTTCGGCCCGGCCGCCTGGACCACCGAGTTCACGGTCGACGTCCCCCGGACCGGCCTGAACCGCCGCTACGCCGGGCCGCCTCAGGGCGAGGGACGCGTCGACTTGGTCGAGCCGGACGCGTTCCGCCGCGTGGCCCCGGAATTCCACGAGCGTTTCCGCGTGCAGCCGCACCGCCAGGGCGTCATCGACCGGAACGACCGCTGGTGGCGGATGAACACCGGCGAACTCCGCTGGCCCGACGACGAGTGGGAGCCCCCGTTCTGCGCCGTCTTCCGCGACACCGACGGCGTCGTGCAAGGCACCGTGACGTACACCGCCCAGCACGACAACTGGCACAACAAGCTGCCGCACTGCACCCTCAGCGTCGGCAAGCTGGAGGCCGCCACTCCGCAGGCCGAACGCGCGCTGTGGCACTTCCTGTTGTCCGTCGACTGGGTCACCACGCTCCGCTCCGGCTACCGCGCACCCGACGACGTGCTGCCGCTGCTGCTGCCGGACCCCCGGGCCGCCCGCATCGACGCGCACGCCGACTTCCTCTGGCTGCGCCCGCTGGACGTCCCGCGCATGCTGGCGGCCCGCACGTACGCCGTGCCCGGGACCCTCGTCCTCGACCTGCACGACGAGACCGGCCTCGCCGACGGGAGGTTCCGCCTGGAGACCGGCCCGGAAGGCGCCGCGTGCACGCGCGCCGGGGAGGGCGCGGACCTGTCGATGGACATCGCCGCACTCGGCACCCTCTACCTGGGCGACGAGACGGCGACCCGCCTGGCCGCCCTGGGGCGCGTGGTCGAACACACGCCCGGTGCGGCGGCGAAGGCCGACGCGCTCTTCCGCACCACGCGCCGCCCCTGGTGCCCGGACGTCTTCTGA
- a CDS encoding folate-binding protein YgfZ: MKSPLLSLPGAVPAEGADEGVAAHYGDLFREQRALADGTGFVDLSHRGVVTVTGDDRLTWLHLLLTQYVEDLRPGHATEALVLSAHGHVEHALYLVDDGGTTWLHTEPGTQGDLLAYLESMKFFYRVETADRTDAYAVVHLPAGSIAETPADAVARETAHGRDLFLPREALESFAEAHGPAVGVLAHEALRVETHRPRLGMETDHRTIPHEVGWIGSAVHLQKGCYRGQETVARVQNLGKPPRRLVFLHLDGSEVRIPQHGDAVRLAAEGVEGRKLGFVTTSARHHELGPIALALVKRNVPVDAPLIAGEDATAAAQEVVVAP, from the coding sequence ATGAAGAGCCCGCTCCTCTCCCTTCCCGGCGCCGTCCCCGCCGAAGGCGCGGACGAAGGTGTCGCCGCGCACTACGGCGACCTCTTCCGCGAGCAGCGCGCCCTCGCCGACGGCACCGGATTCGTCGACCTCTCCCACCGCGGCGTGGTCACCGTCACCGGCGACGACCGGCTGACCTGGCTGCACCTGCTGCTCACCCAGTACGTGGAGGACCTGCGGCCGGGGCACGCCACCGAGGCGCTCGTCCTCTCCGCACACGGTCACGTCGAACACGCGCTGTACCTGGTCGACGACGGCGGGACGACCTGGCTGCACACCGAGCCGGGCACCCAGGGCGACCTCCTCGCCTACCTGGAGTCCATGAAGTTCTTCTACCGGGTGGAGACCGCCGACCGCACCGACGCGTACGCCGTCGTGCACCTGCCGGCCGGTTCGATCGCGGAGACCCCCGCCGACGCCGTCGCCCGCGAGACCGCGCACGGGCGGGACCTGTTCCTGCCCCGCGAGGCGCTGGAGTCGTTCGCCGAGGCGCACGGCCCCGCCGTCGGCGTACTGGCGCACGAGGCGCTGCGCGTGGAGACGCACCGGCCGCGGCTCGGCATGGAGACCGACCACCGCACCATCCCGCACGAGGTCGGCTGGATCGGCTCCGCCGTGCACCTGCAGAAGGGGTGCTACCGCGGCCAGGAGACCGTCGCCCGCGTCCAGAACCTGGGGAAGCCGCCGCGGCGGCTGGTCTTCCTGCACCTGGACGGCAGCGAGGTGCGCATCCCGCAGCACGGCGACGCGGTGCGGCTGGCAGCCGAAGGGGTCGAGGGCCGGAAGCTGGGCTTCGTCACCACCTCGGCCCGTCACCACGAACTCGGGCCGATCGCCCTGGCGCTGGTCAAGCGGAACGTGCCGGTGGACGCCCCACTGATCGCCGGGGAGGACGCCACCGCGGCGGCGCAGGAGGTCGTCGTCGCCCCCTGA
- the dtd gene encoding D-aminoacyl-tRNA deacylase gives MRAVVQRVDGARVVVDGETVGEIVGEGLCVLVGVTHDDTAAKAAQLARKLWSVRILDGEKSCSDAGAPLLVVSQFTLYGDARKGRRPTWQAAAPGPVAEPLVDEVVAQLRALGAEVATGRFGAQMKVSLTNDGPFTVLLEV, from the coding sequence ATGCGAGCAGTGGTGCAGAGAGTGGACGGCGCGCGCGTCGTCGTGGACGGCGAGACGGTCGGAGAGATCGTCGGCGAGGGCCTGTGCGTGCTGGTCGGGGTCACGCACGACGACACAGCGGCGAAGGCGGCGCAACTCGCCCGCAAGCTGTGGTCCGTACGCATCCTCGACGGGGAGAAGTCGTGTTCGGATGCGGGCGCACCGCTGCTGGTGGTCAGCCAGTTCACTCTCTACGGTGACGCCCGGAAGGGGCGCCGGCCCACCTGGCAGGCTGCCGCGCCCGGTCCGGTCGCCGAGCCGCTGGTGGACGAAGTCGTCGCGCAGCTCCGCGCGTTGGGGGCGGAGGTGGCGACGGGCCGGTTCGGCGCGCAGATGAAGGTGTCGCTGACGAACGACGGCCCGTTCACCGTGCTCCTGGAGGTCTGA